From the Camarhynchus parvulus chromosome 13, STF_HiC, whole genome shotgun sequence genome, one window contains:
- the LOC115908527 gene encoding LOW QUALITY PROTEIN: protocadherin gamma-A10-like (The sequence of the model RefSeq protein was modified relative to this genomic sequence to represent the inferred CDS: inserted 1 base in 1 codon): protein MCAAGRRWGRRQRALLWAVLLAAWEAAWGQLRYSVPEEMPKGSFVGDVAKDLGLQLPEINDHGVHITERGRTQRFALHGKTGHLVTAERIDREQLCRLVEKCVLRCELIVEGQMQVYGIEVEIMDINDNAPSFLEAETELRMSEMTAPGVRFPLPRAHDPDTGQNSLQSYELSGDEHFSLAVQAGPGGDQRPELVLAKALDREEAAFHELLLRASDGGDPARTGTARIRVTVLDANDNAPVFSQAEYTVRVPEDVPVGSVLVTVTATDADDGLYGHVKYSMKKETDMESDIFHLDTETGAIKLLRILDFEEDNLYELEVQAHDSGALFDTAKVTITVTDVNDNAPELTVSSKLNEIPEDAQPGTVVALLHVQDRDSGANGEVRCLIDKDVPFRLEKSFDEYYRVVTARELDREQVSEYNVTVRAADGGSPALQSSAVLALRVLDVNDNAPVFLEERYSARLAENNAAGALVLTVRATDADWGQNARVRYRLAEGRVRGAPLSSYVSVQAETGALYALRSLDYEQLRELQLCVLAEDGGAPALSSNVSVRLLIVDENDNAPQVLYPPPAAAAGSGAAAWSGVELAPRRSEAGALVAKVVAVDADAGQNAWLSYELAKATEPGLFRVGLHSGEVRTARSPLARDAARHSLLVLVRDHGRPXRSATATLSVLLADSVAELLAELASAPDDQAAAPGQPAASLTRWLVLAVAAVSCLFLAFLLLLLALRLRRCHRQHLLPPDSGALRGVPVSHFVGIDGVRAFLHSYSHDVSLTADSRKSHLRFSAASCCDTLPARPPPDEPAPPPRGRGSCRSPSPRTPSLFR from the exons ATGTGCGCGGCGGGGAGGCGCTGGGGCCGGCGGCAgcgagctctgctctgggccgTGCTGCTGGCGGCGTGGGAGGCGGCGTGGGGGCAGCTGCGCTACTCGGTGCCCGAGGAGATGCCCAAGGGCTCCTTCGTGGGCGACGTGGCCAaggacctggggctgcagctgccggAGATCAACGACCACGGCGTCCACATTACAGAAAGAGGTAGGACTCAACGCTTCGCTCTGCACGGGAAGACGGGACATTTAGTGACAGCAGAGAGGATcgacagagagcagctgtgtcGGCTAGTGGAGAAATGCGTGCTCCGCTGTGAACTGATAGTGGAGGGACAGATGCAGGTTTACGGAATCGAAGTAGAAATCATGGATATTAACGACAACGCGCCGAGCTTCCTAGAGGCAGAAACAGAGCTGAGAATGAGCGAAATGACTGCCCCAGGGGTGAGATTTCCACTTCCCAGGGCTCATGACCCCGATACGGGCCAGAATTCCCTGCAGAGCTACGAGCTGAGCGGTGATGAGCACTTCTCGCTGGCCGTGCAGGCGGGCCCTGGCGGCGATCAGCGTCCCGAGCTGGTGCTGGCGAAGGCGCTGGACCGGGAGGAGGCGGCGTTTCacgagctgctgctgagggcgAGCGACGGCGGCGATCCGGCACGGACGGGCACGGCTCGGATCCGCGTGACGGTGCTGGACGCGAACGACAACGCGCCCGTGTTCAGCCAGGCGGAGTACACGGTGCGTGTGCCCGAGGACGTGCCCGTGGGCTCTGTCCTAGTCACTGTCACGGCTACGGACGCTGACGACGGTTTATACGGGCACGTGAAGTACTCCATGAAGAAAGAGACCGACATGGAATCGGATATTTTCCATCTGGACACTGAAACTGGAGCGATCAAGCTGTTGAGGATCCTGGATTTTGAGGAAGACAATTTATACGAATTGGAGGTGCAGGCACATGACAGTGGAGCTCTTTTCGACACTGCAAAAGTCACGATCACCGTGACAGATGTGAACGACAATGCGCCTGAACTGACAGTATCATCAAAGCTGAACGAGATACCGGAGGACGCCCAACCGGGAACTGTTGTGGCCCTGCTGCACGTGCAGGACCGGGACTCGGGAGCCAACGGCGAAGTGCGATGCTTGATTGACAAGGACGTCCCGTTCCGCCTGGAGAAGTCCTTTGATGAATACTATCGCGTGGTGACAGCGAGAGAGCTGGACCGTGAGCAGGTGTCGGAGTACAACGTGACGGTGCGGGCGGCCGACGGCGGGTCGCCGGCGCTGCAGAGCAGCGCGGTGCTGGCGCTGCGGGTGCTGGACGTGAACGACAACGCGCCGGTGTTCTTGGAGGAGCGCTACAGCGCGCGGCTGGCGGAGAACAACGCGGCGGGCGCGCTGGTGCTGACGGTGCGCGCCACGGACGCGGACTGGGGGCAGAACGCGCGCGTGCGCTACCGGCTGGCGGAGGGGCGGGTGCGGGGCGCGCCGCTGTCGTCGTACGTGTCGGTGCAGGCGGAGACGGGCGCGCTGTACGCGCTGCGCTCCTTGGACTACGAGCAGCTGCGCGAGCTGCAGCTGTGCGTGCTGGCCGAGGACGGCGGCGCGCCGGCGCTGAGCAGCAACGTGTCCGTGCGGCTGCTGATCGTGGACGAGAACGACAACGCGCCGCAGGTGCTGTACCCGCCGCCGGCCGCAGCGGCGGGCTCGGGCGCTGCGGCCTGGTCGGGCGTGGAGCTGGCGCCGCGGCGCTCGGAGGCCGGCGCGCTGGTGGCCAAGGTGGTGGCGGTGGACGCGGACGCGGGCCAGAACGCCTGGCTGTCCTACGAGCTGGCCAAGGCCACGGAGCCGGGGCTCTTCCGCGTCGGGCTGCACAGCGGCGAGGTGCGCACGGCGCGCTCGCCGCTGGCCCGCGACGCGGCGCGCCACagcctgctggtgctggtgcgGGACCACGGGCGGC GGCGCTCGGCCACGGCCACGCTGAGCGTGCTGCTGGCCGACAGCGTGGCCGAGCTGCTGGCCGAGCTGGCCAGCGCGCCCGACGACcaggcggcggcgccgggccaGCCGGCCGCCAGCCTGACGCGCTGGCTCGTGCTGGCCGTGGCCGCCGTCTCGTGCCTCTTCCTggccttcctgctgctgctgctggcgctgcgCCTGCGCCGCTGCCACCGCCAGCACCTGCTGCCGCCCGACAGCGGCGCCTTGCGCGGCGTGCCCGTCTCGCACTTCGTGGGCATCGACGGCGTGCGCGCCTTCCTGCACTCCTACTCGCACGACGTGTCGCTCACGGCCGACTCGCGCAAGAGCCACCTGCGCTTCTCGGCCGCCAGCTGCTGCGACAccctcccggcccggccgccgcccgACGAgcccgcgccgccgcctcgGGGACGAGGATCCTGCCGGAGCCCCTCCCCTCGGACACCGTCTCTGTTCCGGTGA
- the LOC115908822 gene encoding LOW QUALITY PROTEIN: protocadherin-16-like (The sequence of the model RefSeq protein was modified relative to this genomic sequence to represent the inferred CDS: inserted 3 bases in 2 codons): MFERAQGFKKPDDVAAAPPGVAVGRRRAALEPPPPPPQRPAPAGCSLARRRPQRQRHRQQQQRREAARAVWLPFSGVCFGRRECLEGLQEAGARRAQRAENGGEAAAEARAGRRXRALLAALLLCVWCRAAAERLRYAIPEELARGSLVGPLARDLGLSADQLPARKLQVASLGKKQLKYFTVNEENGNLYVNERLDREEMCGKSATCSVSFEVLVHNPLNVFQVEVSIEDVNDNSPVFSKAALDLEISELIPPGARFPLEMARDADAGSNSMLTYQLTSDPSFSLSVKEKPGGKKQPELVLERPLDREKQSFFELVLAAVDGGEPERSGTVLIHVNVTDANDNPPVFSKSVYEARVAENLPAGSLVLRVRATDADVGSNGQVSYSFGNVPDDVPSLFAIDSESGEIRTVGPLDFEEENRYIFGLEATDGGGLTDHCEVQIDITDENDNAPEINILSLSSPVPEDAPAGTVVAVLNVNDPDSGENGQVSCELSGEAPLSIVASSGGSYKVVTSGPLDREQASEQRVTVVARDRGRPALWSSRELVLEVSDVNDNAPVFEEAAYSAYVAENNAAGALVLRVQARDADADANGRVSYWLAGGSAGAAGAAPLVSVEARSGALYAQRSLDYEQCREFTVAVRAQDGGSPARSSTATVRVFVLDRNDNAPRVLWPAAAAXGGGGRGCGRAAPPFEVVPRSAEAGYLVAKVVAVDADAGRNAWLSYELVQASEPALFRVGLHSGEVRTARAVAERDAAKQRLVALVKDHGQPALSATATLHVLLADSLREALPELSERPAAAEAAAAELQFYLVLALALLSALLVLSAALAVLARLRRAGPPAVLRCLGAQRFSLPGAAFPADFCEGTLPYSYNLCVPPPARALPEAAWPPPPPVPILSAEELLGGDALEKPSSNSSAIEGEVSAESDAPQVCRLAAGLDRRCCGAGGSAAEMCAAGRRWGRRQRALLWAVLLAAWEAAWGQLRYSVPEEMPKGSFVGDVAKDLGLQLTEIRDRGVHILDKGRTQYFALHGKTGHLVTAERIDREQLCESVQQCVLRCELIVEGEMKFYGIEVEITDINDNSPSFREAEIELRMIETTAPGSRFHLPDAHDPDTGRNSLQSYELSGDEHFSLAVQAGPGGDQRPELVLAKALDREEAAFHELLLRASDGGDPARTGTARIRVTVLDANDNAPVFSQAEYAVRVPEDVPVGSILVTVTAMDADEGLNGGMKYSFKKITEKASQIFQLDSDTGAITLTRNLDFEGLQSYELEIQVRDGGDLSDIAKVVITVTDVNDNAPELTVSSALSEISEDAPSGTVVALLHVQDRDSGANGDVRCSLDGGVPFRLEKSYQDYYRVVTARELDREQVSEYNVTVRAADGGSPALQSSAVLALRVLDVNDNAPVFLEERYSARLAENNAAGALVLTVRATDADWGQNARVRYRLAEGRVRGAPLSSYVSVQAETGALYALRSLDYEQLRELQLCVLAEDGGAPALSSNVSVRLLIVDENDNAPQVLYPPPAAAAGSGSAAWSGVELAPRRSEAGALVAKVVAVDADAGQNAWLSYELAKATEPGLFRVGLHSGEVRTARSPLARDAARHSLLVLVRDHGRPALSATATLSVLLADSVAELLAELASAPDDQAAAPGQPAASLTRWLVLAVAAVSCLFLAFLLLLLALRLRRCHRQHLLPPDSGALRGVPVSHFVGIDGVRAFLHSYSHDVSLTADSRKSHLRFSAASCCDTLPARPPPDEPAPLLGDDDPTGALPTAPAPPSRGFDQAISGP, from the exons ATGTTTGAAAGGGCTCAGGGCTTTAAGAAACCTGACGA CGTCGCGGCAGCGCCTCCGGGTGTCGCTGTTGGCCGCCGCCGAGCGGCGctggagccgccgccgccgccgccgcagcgtCCTGCCCCCGCAGGCTGCTCGCTCGCCCGGCGCCGGCCACAGCGGCAGCGGCaccgccagcagcagcagcggcgaGAGGCGGCCCGAGCGGTCTGGCTGCCTTTCAGCGGTGTCTGTTTTGGGCGGCGAGAGTGTctggaagggctgcaggaggcaggagcgCGGCGAGCGCAGCGGGCAGAGAATGGCGGTGAGGCGGCGGCAGAGGcgcgggccgggcggcg gcgAGCGCTGCTGGCTGCGCTGCTGCTGTGCGTGTGGTGCCGGGCGGCGGCCGAGCGGCTCCGCTACGCCATCCCCGAGGAGCTGGCCAGAGGCTCGCTCGTGGGGCCGCTGGCGCGGGACCTGGGGCTCAGCGCGGACCAGCTGCCGGCACGCAAGCTGCAGGTGGCGTCTCTCGGCAAGAAGCAGTTGAAATACTTCACGGTGAATGAGGAGAACGGGAACCTGTACGTGAACGAGAGGCTGGACCGGGAGGAGATGTGCGGCAAGTCAGCGACCTGCTCCGTCAGCTTCGAGGTGCTGGTGCACAACCCGCTGAACGTTTTTCAAGTCGAGGTGTCCATTGAGGACGTGAATGACAACTCGCCAGTtttcagcaaagctgctctggacCTCGAGATCAGTGAATTAATCCCTCCCGGTGCTCGTTTCCCGTTGGAAATGGCACGAGATGCAGACGCAGGAAGCAACTCGATGTTGACTTATCAACTTACGAGCGACCCGTCCTTCTCACTGTCAGTGAAAGAAAAGCCGGGTGGAAAGAAGCAGCCGGAATTAGTACTGGAGAGACCGCTGGACCGGGAGAAGCAGAGTTTCTTtgagctggtgctggcagcagtggacGGCGGGGAACCTGAGAGATCTGGGACTGTCCTGATTCACGTCAACGTGACAGACGCAAATGACAACCCACCCGTGTTCAGCAAAAGCGTCTACGAGGCACGAGTGGCGGAGAATCTGCCGGCGGGGTCTCTGGTGCTGCGGGTACGGGCCACAGATGCGGATGTGGGCTCAAACGGGCAAGTGTCCTACTCCTTTGGCAACGTGCCAGACGACGTGCCCTCATTGTTCGCTATCGATAGCGAGAGTGGAGAGATCAGGACGGTTGGTCCACTggattttgaggaggaaaataGATACATTTTTGGCTTGGAGGCGACGGACGGCGGCGGGCTCACTGATCACTGCGAAGTGCAGATCGATATCACGGACGAGAACGACAACGCGCCAGAGATCAACATTCTGTCTCTGTCGAGCCCAGTGCCCGAGGACGCACCGGCCGGCACTGTAGTAGCCGTGCTGAACGTGAACGACCCGGATTCGGGCGAGAACGGTCAGGTGTCGTGCGAACTGTCGGGAGAGGCGCCGCTGTCGATCGTGGCGTCGTCGGGCGGCTCGTACAAGGTGGTGACATCGGGCCCGCTGGACCGCGAGCAGGCGTCCGAGCAGCGCGTGACGGTGGTGGCCCGGGACCGGGGCAGGCCGGcgctgtggagcagcagggagctggtgctggaggtgtCGGACGTGAACGACAACGCGCCGGTGTTCGAGGAGGCGGCGTACAGCGCGTACGTGGCGGAGAACAACGCGGCGGGCGCGCTGGTGCTGCGCGTGCAGGCGCGGGACGCGGACGCGGACGCCAACGGGCGCGTGAGCTACTGGCTggcgggcggcagcgcgggcgcggcgggcgcggcgccgcTGGTGTCGGTGGAGGCGCGGAGCGGCGCGCTGTACGCGCAGCGCTCCTTGGACTACGAGCAGTGCCGCGAGTTCACGGTGGCCGTGCGGGCGCAGGACGGCGGCTCGCCGGCGCGCAGCTCCACGGCCACGGTGCGCGTCTTCGTGCTGGACCGCAACGACAACGCGCCCAGGGTGCTCTGGCCCGCCGCGGCGG AGGGCGGCGGCGGGAGAGGCTGCGGGAGGGCGGCGCCGCCTTTCGAGGTGGTGCCGCGCTCGGCCGAGGCCGGCTACCTGGTGGCCAAGGTGGTGGCGGTGGACGCGGACGCGGGGCGCAACGCGTGGCTGTCCTACGAGCTGGTGCAGGCGTCGGAGCCGGCGCTGTTCCGCGTGGGGCTGCACAGCGGCGAGGTGCGCACGGCGCGCGCCGTGGCCGAGCGGGACGCGGCCAAGCAGcgcctggtggccctggtgaaGGACCACGGGCAGCCGGCGCTCTCGGCCACGGCCACGCTGCACGTGCTGCTGGCCGACAGCTTGCGGGAGGCGCTGCCGGAGCTGAGCGAGCGCCCGGCGGCcgccgaggcggcggcggccgagcTGCAGTTCTACCTGGTGCTGGCGCTGGCGCTGCTCTCGGCGCTCTTGGTGCTGAGCGCGGCGCTGGCCGTGCTGGCGCGGCTGCGCCGGGCCGGCCCGCCCGCCGTGCTGCGCTGCCTGGGCGCGCAGCGCTTCTCGCTGCCCGGCGCCGCCTTCCCGGCCGACTTCTGCGAGGGCACCTTGCCCTACTCCTACAACCTGTGCGTGCCGCCGCCGGCCCGCGCCCTGCCCGAGGCCGCttggccgccgccgccgccggtgCCCATCCTGTCGGCGGAAGAGCTTCTGGGTGGGGATGCCCTGGAGAAGCCGAGCTCGAACAGCAGCGCTATCGAGGGTGAGGTGTCCGCCGAGTCCGACGCACCACAGGTCTGTAGAT TGGCAGCGGGATTGGATCGGCGGTGCTGCGGTGCCGGCGGTTCCGCGGCCGAGATGTGCGCGGCGGGGAGGCGCTGGGGCCGGCGGCAgcgagctctgctctgggccgTGCTGCTGGCGGCGTGGGAGGCGGCGTGGGGGCAGCTGCGCTACTCGGTGCCCGAGGAGATGCCCAAGGGCTCCTTCGTGGGCGACGTGGCCAaggacctggggctgcagctgacGGAGATCCGAGATCGCGGCGTTCATATCTTGGACAAAGGTAGGACGCAGTATTTCGCTTTGCACGGCAAGACGGGACATTTAGTGACAGCAGAGAGGATcgacagagagcagctgtgcgAGAGTGTGCAACAATGCGTTCTGCGCTGTGAGCTGATAGTGGAGGGGGAAATGAAGTTCTATGGAATAGAAGTGGAAATTACGGACATTAACGACAACTCACCCAGCTTCAGAGAGGCAGAAATTGAACTAAGAATGATAGAAACGACAGCGCCGGGGTCGCGGTTTCACCTTCCAGACGCTCACGACCCCGATACGGGCCGGAATTCCCTGCAGAGCTACGAGCTGAGCGGTGACGAGCACTTCTCGCTGGCCGTGCAGGCGGGCCCCGGCGGCGATCAGCGTCCCGAGCTGGTGCTGGCGAAGGCGCTGGACCGGGAGGAGGCGGCGTTTCacgagctgctgctgagggcgAGCGACGGCGGCGATCCGGCACGGACGGGCACGGCTCGGATCCGCGTGACGGTGCTGGACGCGAACGACAACGCGCCCGTGTTCAGCCAGGCGGAGTACGCGGTGCGTGTGCCCGAGGACGTGCCCGTGGGCTCTATTCtggtcactgtcactgccatgGACGCCGACGAGGGGTTAAATGGGGGTATGAAATACTcgtttaaaaaaatcacagagaaaGCCTCGCAGATTTTTCAGCTGGATAGCGACACTGGAGCGATTACTTTGACACGTAACCTAGACTTCGAGGGCCTCCAATCCTACGAACTGGAGATACAGGTTCGAGATGGTGGGGACCTTTCCGATATAGCAAAAGTCGTCATCACTGTGACAGACGTGAACGACAATGCTCCCGAACTAACAGTGTCGTCGGCGCTGAGTGAGATCTCTGAGGATGCTCCGTCCGGGACAGTCGTAGCCCTGCTGCACGTGCAAGACCGGGACTCGGGAGCCAACGGCGACGTGCGCTGCTCGCTCGATGGAGGTGTTCCGTTCCGTCTGGAGAAATCCTATCAAGACTACTACCGTGTGGTGACAGCGAGAGAGCTGGACCGGGAGCAGGTGTCGGAGTACAACGTGACGGTGCGGGCGGCCGACGGCGGGTCGCCGGCGCTGCAGAGCAGCGCGGTGCTGGCGCTGCGGGTGCTGGACGTGAACGACAACGCGCCGGTGTTCTTGGAGGAGCGCTACAGCGCGCGGCTGGCGGAGAACAACGCGGCGGGCGCGCTGGTGCTGACGGTGCGCGCCACGGACGCGGACTGGGGGCAGAACGCGCGCGTGCGCTACCGGCTGGCGGAGGGGCGGGTGCGGGGCGCGCCGCTGTCGTCGTACGTGTCGGTGCAGGCGGAGACGGGCGCGCTGTACGCGCTGCGCTCCTTGGACTACGAGCAGCTGCGCGAGCTGCAGCTGTGCGTGCTGGCCGAGGACGGCGGCGCGCCGGCGCTGAGCAGCAACGTGTCCGTGCGGCTGCTGATCGTGGACGAGAACGACAACGCGCCGCAGGTGCTGTACCCGCCGCCGGCCGCAGCGGCGGGCTCGGGCTCTGCGGCCTGGTCGGGCGTGGAGCTGGCGCCGCGGCGCTCGGAGGCCGGCGCGCTGGTGGCCAAGGTGGTGGCGGTGGACGCGGACGCGGGCCAGAACGCCTGGCTGTCCTACGAGCTGGCCAAGGCCACGGAGCCGGGGCTCTTCCGCGTCGGGCTGCACAGCGGCGAGGTGCGCACGGCGCGCTCGCCGCTGGCCCGCGACGCGGCGCGCCACagcctgctggtgctggtgcgGGACCACGGGCGGCCGGCGCTCTCGGCCACGGCCACGCTGAGCGTGCTGCTGGCCGACAGCGTGGCCGAGCTGCTGGCCGAGCTGGCCAGCGCGCCCGACGACcaggcggcggcgccgggccaGCCGGCCGCCAGCCTGACGCGCTGGCTCGTGCTGGCCGTGGCCGCCGTCTCGTGCCTCTTCCTggccttcctgctgctgctgctggcgctgcgCCTGCGCCGCTGCCACCGCCAGCACCTGCTGCCGCCCGACAGCGGCGCCTTGCGCGGCGTGCCCGTCTCGCACTTCGTGGGCATCGACGGCGTGCGCGCCTTCCTGCACTCCTACTCGCACGACGTGTCGCTCACGGCCGACTCGCGCAAGAGCCACCTGCGCTTCTCGGCCGCCAGCTGCTGCGACAccctcccggcccggccgccgcccgACGAGCCCGCGCCGCTGCTCGGGGACGACGACCCCACAGGCGCCCTCCCCACggcccctgcccctccctcG AGAGGCTTCGACCAGGCAATAAGTGGTCCTTGA